Part of the Athalia rosae chromosome 2, iyAthRosa1.1, whole genome shotgun sequence genome, TGGTTCCCATTAATCGGCCTCTAAATTTACGAGCCGATATTCAAGCAAATTAGATGCTAATACCGACCCGATTGTTTTAGACGACTGAAGAGAGTTCCCACTGTTGACGGGATATTTATTTACTGGCGTACGACTGCCCCACTCCACGGATAATCGTCAAGTGGCTGTCCTACTGGTAAAAATAGGTGGGCATGGAAATAGAACGCCACAGTACGATTCTGGCGGTAGGCAGTCAAAGCGGAATTTCAAGCGATTTTGAATGGACAAAACCGAAAAGCGCAACTGGGTCGCAGGTGATGCGCCCCcaaaaatgtcattttttttttttttttttattgactaTAACTCGTGATTGAAAGATACATCACACTCGTACCCTTCAATCTCCTGAGTAATCGAACATCTATCTGTTTCAGGAGGATCGCTCGAAGATTTCTGACGTCTCCGCAAATATGAATGTTCAATCGGAATGTGTAATAATATTGGCTTCTAAggtttttgacctcagaaatacTTATATATTACGTGTTACGGTGGGTTTGGGTTTAATTTTCAGACGATTATGACAATTCATATGCcctaattttaatatttcgttttttgcaGAACGAGAACTGAATATGTAGTAACAGACGAAAAGTAATGGTATTTGATGATTGTCACAACTTACCTTTCCTCGATCTGACTCACTGTGTAGTAGATATAGCGGAATGATATTGACATTTGTTATCAGTTTTGTACATGTGATCTTCCAATGAAAGAGCGAAACACAGAATTATAGCATGAGGCTATACTCACGAATTTGTGTATAGAGAAATTAAGATCACCTTTCGTTTCctacgttgttttttcttgtcatCTTCTTGGGTAAAGGCAGTGAACTCTGGAACGTCCCCGTCTTTGATTAACTTTTGTATCATATCATGTAACCGAGGTTCTTCTGCACAGTTAGTGAACGGGACAGCTTCCAGAATATAGTCCATATCTCCTTTACCTGGAAAACAAATTGGATGTGGAGAAATGAAGGAACTGCCGGTTTGGAATGCTATTTTTTATGATAATAGAGTTTCACAGGATGCTTAAGTTAAAAATCAATATTGAGATTCTTACTGTCCATGTAAGCTCTTTTTAGATCCTTTATTTCAGTCTCTGAACCCTTGTAAGTTTTCTCGTAATTGTTGATATCCTCAACAGTGATCTCCTTGAATAAAGAGCGCCAGTAATCAGCCCAGTTACGCATGACAACCTCCTCACTCTCTTCGTCGAACTGCCCGGATTCATCGTAGATCTTTCTTTTGTCATTGTCACTAAGAATTGAATGAATCCTTCCGAGTACCTTAAACTTCTCCGTAGCCTCTACTTTTACTGCTTCTTCTACTCGATCAGGATGTACTAACAACGAGAGTTTATGGTACGCCTTCTTTACTGTGGAATAACCAACTCTGTTAGTACAAAAGGACAAAGGACGTGTTCTTTGTGAAGGAGTAGAATAGAATAAACGTTCACTTTCAATAATTTGGAAGAAGAACTTGTCACTCACAAACAACAGAGGTGGTCAAAAATATTGTGGTTTGAGGTTACATTTGTCACTGTAAACATCTTACCTTGCTTTTCATCAGCAGTTGTTGGAATTTTTAGGACCTCATAAAAGTCTCGTGcaccgaaatatttttcacacaaATCTAAAAGCCCTGCCATAATAAATACGGTagatttttcgttaatttttaccAATTTAAGTCGAAATAACGTTCGTCGTGGTTCGAGATTCGGCGCGCGATCAGCGGCGCGAATACAACACAAGCCTCTCGAAAGTGGGGAGGAATGGCGCGCGCAATATCACGtaatgaattgaataatttttactgATGATTGGTAATCACTTAACGAATCGAATAACGTGACTGATGATTGGTAACCATCAAAgtagattttgaaaatgaatgttACGAAAAATAACGTTGGCTGATGATTGGTGATCACATAATGGATCGAATAAGATTGACTGATGATTGGTTATCACGTAATGAATTGAATAACGTTGGCTGATGATTGGTGATCACATAATGGATCGAATAAGATTGACTGATGATTGGTTATCACGTAATGAATTGAATaacgttgactgatgattggtAATTGATACTCGAATAAgagtgaattttgaaaatgtaagAATAACGAAAGAACGATGAATGAATCTTATCGTTATTGGCATAGTCTAAGGATTATTAGAATTCGACTTACTAAAAACTGCTTCATCGTAGTAAAAACATGGGAAAACATCCCAAGAATGGGTGATCTACGTTCGGTTGATTATTCGTTTCTGATAATCAATAGACGTTGATTTAATTATCACTTGCAACGAATTGAAACCCAGTCTAAGGTTTCTTTGATTTGTTCCTAACTAGGTATGCAATAACTATTTTGGAAAAGTGAACAATGATAAAACAAATATACAAACTAAAGTATTCGGCGGATCAGCGGTctggaaataatgaaattctgTTGATCCGTGAGGCCTGAATTGAACTTTTCATTGCACTCCGTTCATCTCCAATATTCCGGGATATTTTTCATGTAAATTCTCATTGATTTCATGTTTATATCCTTCTCTCACTTACTGTCTTTCtcttatgtataaatacatggTTATATTGAAGAATATTGGATCGATGTcaaatgttattatttttcaatttcgggcATCATCAAAAATTCAAGACTCGAAATTGCTCCATTGTACCATTTTTATTGACGGAAGAATATAGTTCGTATGATGTTATTCAATTATACACGagcagagaaataaaaatcatagtTCATGAAAATCTGGCGCGTTGAAGTAcagtgtataatatttttcgaatgcgtCAACGAATGTGTGCATTCATAAATTATATAGTCATCTAGtgataatacatacatatgcagTATTTCGTACACGTCGAGACTGCAGTGATACACGACTTCGACAATTAATATACagttcgtaaatttttattcaatttgttttaCAGCGCTTTATATCCGTTAGCGATATTTGGTTTTAAATGTTTTTGATTATAAACTATTGTTTCAACATGCGGCCCGAAAAGTTATCAAGGTGAAACTGTAGTAATGACGTTGGGTCGTTAAATGAAATTGGAAATGTAGACCGTGGCGATTGCGTTAACGACATGCTGCAAAGACGATAGAAATACGATAAAAAATCTGTTGCTCtgatattcatttctttcaaataCGGTTGATGTTTTTGCGAAGGCAAATCTTACCGCGCCATACCGTTtctctctaaatttttttcttaaataatttgaaaattctgtaACTTGTAGGAGTTTTGTTTTACCCTTGTGTTGCCTGATGTTTCACGTTTTCTATACTTCTCGTCTATGAAATTTCTATAGAGGTTTATGtatcataaaattgaaaaatactcACGGTCCGAGTTGGCCGTTTTCACCTTCGCCACGTCCGCGTGTAGacggtaaaataaaacacTTAAAATTATCACCACATTTATTGCCATCACCGCCATCAACCACGTCATCGAATCAAACTATActcatcatcgttatcatgCGTCGAATTGATTAAAATCATAATCCGACAAACCAAATTTAATTGTCAGCGCAATAAACCGCGTTTGCCGTGTAGGCTCGAATCCAGTTAAGGTAGTCCGTATTCTTGACGTAGACACCCGGCATTCCAGGCTTGGCACATCCTATCCCCCAGGACACGATCCCTACGAATTTAATCAATTTAACATTGTTTTTCTCCACAACAATCCCTTCAAACTATACTTACCAATTATCTCATACTTTCCGTCGAACCTCTGGTAGAGAAGAGGACCACCGCTGTCTCCCTGATTTTCAACAAAGATGCACGATACACGATTCATTCATCAATATTTCGAATTCATTTAATTACCTGACAAGCATCCGTGTCATCCGTATAGGCACAGAGCATAGATTCGGTGAGATGATCCCCGAATGAAGTATTTCGGCATGTCGAATACGGCATCACTTTTAATTCAGCTTGACGAAGGAATCTGGAAGCACCTCCACTGTTGGTGACTCGTCCCCATCCAGTGACTTTGACTGCATGATCCGTGTAGTCGGATCCTGAAGGAATTTCATCATGAAGATTCATAAAATTAAATGATCACCTTCAGCCTACCTTTGCGAGGAAGGCAAACCGGCTGCACGTTCTCGCTGTATTTGACCGGATATTTGAGCTTAATTAATGCGATGTCGTTGGTGTCATGCAGTTGATCACTCTCAAAGTTTTCGTGAAGaataactcgatcgattggTGCGATGTAACCTTCGTTCGCGTTTTCGATGTCGTGCATACCAAGACCTATTGCAAGATCGTTGGGATTCGTCCTGCGGATTATAGAGGCTTGTCGTCAGCCGGTTGATGaacttttcaaaatgaaaCAGCTGTTAAATAATTACCATTTCACGCAATGTCCCGCGGTCAGAATGTAACGGTCATTTATCAGGGTACCACCGCAATGTAAAGATCCTTTGTTAAAGATTGCTGCGACCCATGGAAAAATGTGTGGGATTGAGATCTGTCCACCAACTATGCGGTTGGACACACCTTCTCCGGACACTCCGCATTCTAGAAAACGAAATTTATTAACAtaattctaaaaaattttcgttccaaaaattaatcaattaatttaccACAGGATGGTTTGATGCGCTGATGAATTCTGCGACAATCCACCTTCACCTAGAACAACATAATTCAATGATTCAAATAAATGCTCCGCGATTGGTTGCGTGAATtcgtaaatgaaaatgataattcaaACGAACATAATTTGTGGTAATCAGAAGAATTCCGATTCCGAATAGCGCTGCTCTCAGTTTCATGGTACGAATGTGCGATAAAAAAACTTGCACCAAGTGAGCGATGACTGCAGTTATTATACAGCAGCTACTGAGCTCTCTGGGTTGGTCACTTCGATCTATATCCAAATTCATGGGTACCTGTTCGACTCGGCTAACCCCCCGCGCCGCTTAccgattcaatattttttattcttcctcgCGCCCCTCACCCTTCCCTCCGTTTGCCGGACTTATTCCCGCTCGAGATTAATTATACCTCACTCCACTTTATACATTGTTCATCGATCAAGGTGCACCGCCGATGCAAGGATTCATACGGTGGGTATATTACAGCGCTGCCAGCAGTACCTCGATGCAATTCAACGATATGCTGCTATACGCAAACTACATTCAGAGTATTCTATTCCAATACGGAAGCTGCTCAAAGTCTTCATAGTCGAGTGGCGAGTAATTATCATTTCGCGAGAAGGAAAATGGAAACCGTATCGCTCGgctaatgaaattatttccccAGATCATCATTAAGGGCCTTTAATTTTGACTAATATGTGCTGTCGTTACAGTTTTGCCAGTTCGAATCTTGACATACGTCGAAGTTATGATTTCTGTTCAAACTGCACTATACGATAAATATagatgatgaataaatgacttcaaatattgaataaaaaaaaaaaaaaaatggattttcaTCCGCGTATTTTGTGGACTACATTGTTTCGGTAGACAGACGGTTGTAGCTGTGCTGTAAAACCTCATTGTCGATCCGAGAAAGATGCGTTCCAAGTAAAAAGGCTTCTGAAGTAAAACGTGGGCATACCTTTTAATCCCACAGATTGCGTATACAGAACAAAAGTTTTTGCAAATTCATTAACTTGGAAGGCTTCTGAGCTCCGTGGCTTGTGAGTAAACATAATAAAGGTTTTGTCTGACTTGTAGTTCTCACGTCAATATacaatgtatacatacgtatgtagtacctaaatatttttccttgtGTGATGAATATTACTCGAATGTTCATTTATCTTTCGTATCAGAATAGTGTAACAAACAACAATCGATATTGTGATTGGAATTGCGAAGGGAAACGATGCAAAGATAGAAACGAGTGATGTGACATATTAAAAAAGGCACGCCAGATAACGACAATCATGTATTCCATAAGCCTAGGGATCCGAATGTGCCGACTAATCAAactaaattgataaatatatcAGATTGATTGAGTAGACGCAAATTTTGCtcagtaataaaaaaaaccaggtcaatgagcaaaaaaagaaagaaaaaatacgaatgcCACGTCGAATCAAGCTCGCAATGTTCGAGTTCACAATGACGACTAATGCTAACTGGGAAATTCGAAATCGCTTCCAATCGCAAACCAAACAATTGAgaaatattctcaaatttctagTAGCAGtatttgagaaattcgaaacgcTGATGTTACCGATCCAAATTGCTGTTAACCTCAGTTCCCACGGGGTTATATTTCATTAAGGACTTCTGTGAATCAATCAATATTATCTCGGTGAAACATGTGCCGTAACAGATTCATGTAGCAGAATCGCTCAGCTTTCGCGCAATACgaacagaaaaattcaataattgttCAAATACATGGAAGTTTTAAGAGATCGCACGTTTCATCAATACCAATAGTGTATCGAGTCATGTAAAGTGACTTGAACGATCCAAGGCACGAATCTACATCAAAATATCTCTATTAAGTTCAGCAAGTCTCTAGTTGCCACGATCGATGCCATTCGATAAGATTCCTAGAAACCTTCGACTATATGTATGACCATTATATTCCAATAGATACTttgaatagaaagaaaaatgaaaaatcgataaaactcGCTCGTACCAATTTATTGGaatttacatttatattttGAATTCGCGAAGAtcttttagaaattttctttcgtaccatcgttatcgtcataTATGTATCTGGTAAATCTCACCTTGCAGGCGTCATCACGGTCAGTCGAATGTACCCGGTACGAAGTCGCTTTACCTACACGTGTAAGGAGGTGGGACAGAATTCTGACTCGTATATTTCGAGTTATAGAAGACGTAAAGCGCAGGTCTTTGCTAGTTGGCTAATACACGACCCCATCGCCCTGTAAAGCCCTTGCAATTCACCCTCCGAAACGCGATACCATCTCTTTGGTTGCAACGCTGCAATTATCAATTAGGAAAATTCATCAGAACAGATAACGTTCGTTCTCCACCCAGCGATCAGCTATCTATGCGATGTATGAATTTTAGTTCCTTATTCAACCAAGAGATAATCTTACTCTATAATCGTACACACCGACCCTTTGCCTTTCCGATATTTCGCATGTACGGATGACCTGAATAGAGGATTCGCGTGTCGATGACCCGAGCAGTGAAATTAATCACAGAGTTTCGAATAACTCAAGTACATAGTAAGTAAATTATGGCTGCGGTTTATCGCCCATGTGTTCTGGTTGGTTTAGGATCTTCCATAGGCCAGATGAATTCGTTGAATGTGATTTTCATGTTGAGTCGGATGAGCATCAATTCAGCTTGATTCGCGCTCTTTGGATACTGCGGACGTCGAAAAATCCCTTCaactgaaattttgttttaccGTGGCGAGAATCCGTTGTATAGCTTGATCACGCTCTGCAATAAGTAGcactttcgttttctcttacCTGAAACTTTATCCTCACTGGTACTGAGCGCAACTTTTCCACGTcttaattcattaattcacGACGTGATGAgataagaaatgaaattatagaaCGTCGATCCATGTAATAGAATTACGATTATAACTTTCAGAGTTGAAAACTCTGTAACGACTATCTGATTCATTAACTATGAACTCTTCCGAAAAGACTTTCAGTATTTAATCCGGCTACGGAAGAGTTTCATTTGTCAGGAATTCAACGCGTTGATGATTAGAGTGTTGAATATTTTCCCAactctttttttcccgtttgCGTGCGATAAGTTTTCCATGATCACTTCATGGCTGGTGATCGAATCTTTTTGCTTTGGATAAAATTTCAGTCGAGATAACTTTTtgctgaaaatcgaaaaaatttgccccagtGAGAAGGCAGCGATCGTTGATTAGCGTCCCATCATACGCGAGATTGGAACCGTGGGTGACAACCATTCGCCATTAACGGAAATTTGTTTGGTAACGTTATGACGCCGCCGACTCTCGTCACCCGTAGAAAATGTAGGGGAACTTTATCTCCCGCATTCCACGTGAGCAGGATAATATAAcggaataataacaatagcgataaaaatttgcacTCGAATTTCGTAAAATTATTCGCTTTCTATACACTGTTATCATTCGACTATTTCACCTCAATTTTCCTACACGGGACTTCCGCAAAATCACCTAATTgcctcgatcgatcgatgggAGTTTTTTTTGGCGttttgttggatcgaaacgtCGGAAGACGAAGTAAGCAAAATTCGTggattttatcattatcattaaatCACTGCATTggagagattttctttttgtttcaacttcAA contains:
- the LOC105685048 gene encoding dnaJ homolog subfamily C member 9, which gives rise to MAGLLDLCEKYFGARDFYEVLKIPTTADEKQVKKAYHKLSLLVHPDRVEEAVKVEATEKFKVLGRIHSILSDNDKRKIYDESGQFDEESEEVVMRNWADYWRSLFKEITVEDINNYEKTYKGSETEIKDLKRAYMDSKGDMDYILEAVPFTNCAEEPRLHDMIQKLIKDGDVPEFTAFTQEDDKKKQRRKRKWAKEAEEAEKLEKMLKIENEENAATNALALAIQNRGTARAKEANNFFDSLIEKYSKAAKSTKGKSPKAGKVTKSPRKTKKKV
- the LOC105683915 gene encoding trypsin-1-like, whose translation is MKLRAALFGIGILLITTNYVKVDCRRIHQRIKPSCECGVSGEGVSNRIVGGQISIPHIFPWVAAIFNKGSLHCGGTLINDRYILTAGHCVKWTNPNDLAIGLGMHDIENANEGYIAPIDRVILHENFESDQLHDTNDIALIKLKYPVKYSENVQPVCLPRKGSDYTDHAVKVTGWGRVTNSGGASRFLRQAELKVMPYSTCRNTSFGDHLTESMLCAYTDDTDACQGDSGGPLLYQRFDGKYEIIGIVSWGIGCAKPGMPGVYVKNTDYLNWIRAYTANAVYCADN